The Musa acuminata AAA Group cultivar baxijiao chromosome BXJ3-6, Cavendish_Baxijiao_AAA, whole genome shotgun sequence region CTAACATTCCCATAAATATGAAGGGATTAGACCTTacaatcatatcataattaaatgATGAAAACCATATGTAGGATGGATAAAATACATCTTAAGGGATGAAGATGACGATTATATGATTACGGGTACAAGTATGAAAACCATATGTAGGATGGATAAAATACATCTTAAGGGATGAGGATGATGATTGTCTGGTTACAGGGTACAAGTTCATTAAGAACATATCAATTTTATAGTGTGATACATTAGCAATCAAGGAGGGACGTAGAAATGCGAGGAACAATACATGAACATGTAATATACAGTTTCAGTGTCTCAATTTTATGCATTAGATCATCGTATTAGGCCCCATCAACCAATAAGAAATTATTCATTTTACATTAATCATATTAATCCTAGGATCTTAATGCCTACAAATCCTTTtatcaattaaaatataaaaattatcattgtatctcaaattttataaaaattctaGATTTCATAAAAATTGTATTAATTAAAACATAGCCTGAATCCTTTTCAATAGGAGAGGAGGAAAGATGTCATATATGGTATAGATCCTAATTTTAATTTCGTAAATAGTATTTAATTAACATACTGTTCCATTATTGCTTTTTAAAATAAGGAATAATCTTGACGTCTGAAAATTTTTATTTCCATTCTATAGAACACTCATTAGAAAACAAATTATGCTGGGATATGACATATTAGTAATTAAGGGATAATTTATTTAGGAAATAATAAAGAAATATGCTGATTATAACATATAAGCCGGACCGCCTCCATCTTGTATAAATGGATATGAAACCAAGCCTTGCAGGTCTCAGCCTAAAGCATCACAGTTTCTCATAGCCCACAGCATCATGGGCAAGAGTAAGATGAATTCCAGCTACTTCTTCAATTGTGCTTACGGTATCTTGTAGCATCCTCCATATAAACATATTTCCCAACAGGCAGATTGGGTTTAAAGAGCAATGCTTTGAAAAGACAGAAGGACTTCTTCAACAAAGATCAATCCAGGCTTGGTGAGTATGTTTTTTCCCCTTCTTTCCTCCTGTGTTATTGTTTTATTAGTATTTCTTATGGCTGCTTCttgtttttttgctttaattcAGAACGTAATGAGCTCACATATAGCGAAGAGTTCGGTGGTGCTTCCTCAACAGCTCCGTCTGGTTACGTTGCTGATCACAATTCCTTGACCAATTTGTTACAATGTGAGAATTACTTAGAAGATTTATGCCATAAGAGGTAATCTATAATTTGATAACGATATCGATTCCCTTGTCTCATATCTTCCTCTGTTTATGCTCAGAATAAACTGTTGCTCTATCCAATTCTTGTTTCTGACCATCCCGAATCAAGAAGAGGCTTATTTTCATAAAATCATCCTTCACACTTATGAAGCATATATTTCATGCTTGTGATATTCATATCCGTCATACCTGATCTGTGCTTAGCTTTGTTGATATCGGTAGTCTATATACTAATTCTGCATGGTTGCTATGATTTCTATGGCAAAGATTAAACTATTATAATCATTTTATTGTTACTAAATCCCAAACTTATAAATTTTCTCTTTTGTCTTTATGGAGGAAATCTATAAGAGAGGAAGCTTTGCAAAAGCTTATTGTGGAGTTTGAAAAGCAAGTGCTGAATGAGTTTGTTCAAAGCAGGTaagttaaattttataattagctgAAGTTAATTGGTATTATTATTAAACAATTTTGCTGTAGTTTATTATGTTAAAAAGATTGCTTGCAGTAATGGTTCGCATAAACCTTGTGTAAAAGCTAATAATCTATTACCATTCGAGAGTTTAGAAATGAataatttctttatttttcaGAATGCCGTTCTTATGGACCTGATTTTCAATGTCCTTTTACTCGTTTTTTTACATCTTAAGTGGAGGCTATCGTGAGACATGCAAACTAAGTACTTTTCAAATTTTCATTGTGACTTTTCTATTTTATAGATATGTCTCTGAAATATTGTGTAATTTGCATGATTTCTGGTGCTTGTTCTTTCAACGAGATTATAACATTTTGTAAATTTATGCTTCATATACCCAATTGTACATACTTTATGTTTAGATGTCCGCACTCTGCCTAAGTTTCTGATCTGTAACATTATCTGATACTATTAGAAATTTGTTCTTccaacttgtgatttttttatgatttgtCTCTGCCTTGTAGATATATAACGTTAACATATCGATGTTTAAAATTAATGACAAAGGGTCCCACAACTGAAGCTTATTTAGCTTGTCGTGTCattggttagtatcaatctctttCAAATAATATTTACTTATGCTTGATCGACAACATGACACTAGCTACCCATTTCTTGCGTATGAAGGATTACTGGCTCTCACTGTTGACAATGGCAATGCTGCACATGAGATAATGAAAGAATCAGTTCCACAACTTTGTGAAGCTTTCAAATCTGGCTCCAATGCATTCAAAATACTGGTATGTATGCTAATATTTGACTATCAGCTTTTGCTTGATTGAGCTTACTGGTTCTAATAATTGTAATTTTGGTAGGTGTTACAATGTCTGGCTATTGTCACCTTTGTTGGTGCAAGTAGTCCAGATGAGGTGCAGCTTTCAATGAAATATATATGGGAGACATGCCATTCAGCAGATTCTACCAACACTGTGTTAGCTGCAGCATTATCTGCATGGTCATTTCTCCTTTCAGCCATTGATGGGTGGAGGATACATTCGGAGTATTGGAAGGGGTATACAGAATCCAAtcaatttatttttgttatgtttATTCTTTCTTTAAATTTGTTTAATTATACTTTGATGCAGGTCTATTTTGTTCCTTTCGACTTTATTGGAAAAAGATCAGCATTCTCTTTGTGTGGCTGTTGCTGAAGCTGTGGCCCTTATTTCTGAAATAGATAGAATAAATAATTTTTCTGAAGAAGCATGCGCTACTTCTGTTGAATCACTAAAATGCGAGTTATGTGCGGAAGTCAAGAAGCTTTATGAGGAGTGTCAGGATAGAATCCATGATAAAGAATTCTTGCAAAACATCCTGCAGTATTTTGAGGTAGTTTTCTTTTCTACATGTTTAGGTACAGTTGATATGCATGAGATACTTCTAATGAAATGATATTTCATTCCAGACTGGTGTGTTTGATGAAGTTATAATGAAGACTTCTAGCCAAGATGTGATTTTAAAGGTGTCAAAGTGGAGTCAAATGATACAGGTTGGAGTTCTCGTGTTCTTTCTGCTCCAATTTGGGAAATGGTTCACTTTCTCAAGTATTTGCTGATGTATTTGGTTTTGCAGGTGAGGCACATTAAGCACTTCCTTCAAAGTGGCTTTTCAAAGCACATGAAGGTCAGCAATATTGGATGtccattttattcttttttttttactttccatATGAAAGAAAGTTACCTCTTGCTTAATATATTAGAGAACTATTAATAGTGAGCTTTATGTTATGTACAGGACAATGAGCGACTTCATGATATATTTAAGTTCATAGAAGTAATTCAAGGAAATCGTCCAGTTGAAAAGGTGAGACTGTTGccgaaattcatgtcatttaatatttatattcacTATTCTTTTTCTGTCCAATGACATTTATGTTCAGTGCCATTTTACCTTTATATTCCCTAAATTGTCTTGTGCATACAGATATTTGTGCTAACATCTGCTGATCCAAAGGAAAGGACCATTCTGAGAAATAGACAACGAGCGTTGTCTCAGGTACAATCTTACAttacctttgtttttttttttttttttttttgttagtctTCCAATTTCTTAGATTTTATTAGTTGATAAGAGAGTTTATTGGATGGAACAGTGATTCTTGCAATTAACTGTAATGATGTGGCTGCATCTATGTTAGTAGACTAATTCGTGGGTGCTACATAATTCTTTGTTGCAGATGAAGCATTTCTCGGATTAATGCCTATGAAGAATATATCTACAatatggattgaattgatgatgcatGAATCTTGCCACATAATCAACCAACTCAAGAAGAGCACAGAGAAGTTCTCTCTTGTTTCATAGCAACATTAACAGATTAATAGAATTTGACAATTTATTATGTTTCCATTACCTTGTAATTGATAATTTCTGGTGCATGGAAGACAATCTAAGTTAATTTGCTTGATTAGAAAGTAACACTGAAATTAGTATGATCTTTTTCTCATTCATATGGAGGGCTTCAGAATGATGATGCATGAAGTGTTTTGCCACTGACATGACCTGTTACAGTTCCCTAGGCAAAGGAGATCACTTTTTCTCTGACAAGCATTTACTTGACTGTTTTGTAGCTTTGATTACCTAGTACAAACTCATTAATGATTGTCCATTGTTTCTCAATAGCTCTCAATATCTATCTTTCAAACTTGTGTTGCAACTTTTGTAGCTCATAACCTGTTTCAGCACAGCTCTGAAGTAACAGGGAAGGTCAATTTCCTTCACACTATCACATCAGTCATCAATAGCTCAGTGCCACATTCTGGTGGTGGAAGGCTTGTGTGATGGATGGTGACCACCACAACTCATGCCTAATTTCTGGAACAGTGATAGGGCATGGGCACAGTGGAAAATAAGAGGAAACAGTATCATTACAGTTGCCAAGTTTGAACCCTGAGAGGTTGAGATCCAAATAATGGAGCCATCCTGTCAACTTAGTTGCAGAAAGAAACTATGGCTTTGGAACTGCTTGAAGTCATTCTGCAACACAAACTGAGGAAAACTTATGTCAGCATTGATAGCATAACATGAGAACTCTGATCATGTTTTTGTACTGGATGTGAGAAAATGTTCACCAGTCCAACTTTTACTTGATCCTCACTTGTTGTTGAAGCTTTTCCCATCTCTGACACCCACTCAAATATGGTCATTGCAGCTTGGTGTGCTGTGGTCATTGACTGCGATTGACATGCCTACAAGCCAAGCCCCATTAAGTGCCATTGACATGCCTCCTCCGTGAAGATCCACTTGCTGGATACAGGCATAGCTTTGAAGGAGTCTTGTTATCCCACAAGATAAGATGTTGGTTGGTCTTCTTAGGCTCTGCTTCTACTGAAGAACAATCTCTACTGATGTATGTAACCAGAGTTGATGAGCTAACAAGTCACATCACTGGTTGAGTACCAACATGAACTCGCACACCTGAAGCAACAACAGAGTTGGTGAGAACTAGACTATCTTGCAGAGGTTTCCCCCATGTAAAGCAACTCATCACACATCAACAACAACTAAGACTAACAATTCTAAGCAAaggtgaggaggaagaggaaagggttatatgatgatgatgatgatactgATGGTGATGGTGCAGCTACCTCCAGCAAATTTAAGAGACAGAGACATGTAGAAATATGGCCACTTAGTCGAGTTGATCCCACCGCAACAAAGTATATAGCAGTTTGCATGTTAAAAGAAAGAATGCTACAATTAAGTCCActtgaattcttcttcttcttcgtgggAGCCATTCCTTGGTGTTCTCCAAGCATGGGCGTCATGGGAGTAATTCTAGAAGGACTATGTCATAAACCCGCACTTACTACTGGACTTGCTATTGACTTATAACATCCTCGCCGATATGGTGCCCACTTGAGGAGACAGGTAGAGTATTCGGGTAAAAATGAAGGTAGTACGTCTTTGGTTTGGTTTATAGGCTTTGGCTGCCCACCGCGTTAGATCAGGACCGTTCGTTCCATCACAGTCCCACTTCTCAAAGCATAATAAATCTTCCCGTAGTTCTCTCCCGCAGTGTGACTTCCCGCTTCCAAATGCCTCCGTTGCCGCTCGCCTCCACCCTTCTGCTCCTGCTCGCCATCCTGTCCTCGTCGTCGCCAGCCGCCGGACAGCGCGATGGCCCCGCCACGGGCACGTCCAGGTTCCGCGAGGCGCCTCTGTTCTACAACGCACCTTCGTGCCCGGCGCCCCTGCCTCCGGGGCCCGACTCGGCCTGCTCCCCTGACGCGCTGGTGCACGTCGCCATGACCCTCGACGTCACCTACCTACGCGGCTCCATGGCGGCCGTCCTCTCTGTCCTCCAGCACACCGCCTGCCCCCAGTCGATCTTCTTCCACTTCGTGGCCACCTCCGCCGCGGGCTACCTCAGCGCGACCGTCGCAGGGTCCTTCCCCTCCCTCGCATTCCAGATCCACCCCTTCGCCGACGAGCCGACCGTCGCGGGGCTCATCTCCACCTCCGTCCGGGCGGCACTCGACCGGCCCCTCAACTACGCACGCTCCTACCTCCCCCGCCTCATCCCGCAGTGCGTCCGCCGGGTCGTCTACCTCGATTCCGACCTCGTCCTCGTCGACGACATCGCCGGCCTGGCATCCACCCCGATCCCCGACGGCGTCGCGCTCGCGGCTCCCGAGTACTGCAACGCCAACTTCACCTCCTACTTCACGCCCACCTTCTGGGCCAACCCGGCGCTCTCCGTGGCCTTCGAGGCCCGGCGGGCCTGCTACTTCAACACCGGCGTCATGGTCATGGAGCTCGGCCGGTGGCGCGACGGCGGGTACACGGAGCGGATCGAGGAATGGATGGATCTCCAGAAGCGGATGCGGATCTACGAGCTGGGCTCACTGCCACCGTTCCTGCTGGTGTTCGCGGGTCGGATCGCGGCGGTGGAGCACCGGTGGAACCAGCACGGCCTCGGCGGCGACAACTACCGGGGGCTGTGCCGCGACCTCCACCCGGGGCCGGTGAGCCTGCTGCATTGGAGTGGCAAGGGCAAGCCGTGGGCGCGCCTCGACGGCGGGCGCCCGTGCCCGGTGGACGCCATCTGGGCGCCCTATGACCTCCTCCTCCGCACCGCGATCCCCATCGACGACTCCTGATCCGACCCGGATCCACCATGATCGACCAACCCCACCCGATCCGACCCGAAACTTCACCTCTTCCCTTCCATGTCACCATGACCTTCTTCTCTCCTTTCCTGAGGAAGTGTAGATTACTTAAGCCTTTCTTAGTCAAATGTAGATTACTTAAGAAGCCATATATAACTAAGATTGCATATTAATGATGAAATAATGGAATCATATACTACAATGTAATGAATTTTTGGTTCTAATGTGTCTCAAGaggaaaaaaatataagaaataatGTAGGAAGGAAAGGCatcaataattatttattatattttaattttagttttattatgatatttttagatTATCGAGTACActcgattaaaaaaatatatctcaaaaatattaaatttaagaaAGCAAAATTGAAGCCATTACTTATAATttcctatttatttttatttttcttttcccttATAATAAGCACTAATATGCATTTTGGTTGGCTTAAGTCAAAGCAATCAATCATGATGTCATTACTTCCCTATCATGGAAATGAAAAGGGGGTGAAGGAACCTCCAATTAAACCCTATTGATGCTTTAATTTGGGCAATATATTTGATGGCTCAATAACAACTTGATAGTAACCTTTCACCAGAATTAAGTGACTTGGGAGAGAAGATAGATGCTTCAATGAAAGATCATTAGAGAACACCAACTCCCAATTTGAGAGTGCCTACTTTAACATCTTGTCATTTTCTTCCTATATCATGATGGTGTGGATTGGAATCTCATGGCCATGTCCATGTCATGTCACATTAAAGCACAAAGATCCATATTAATTACATCATTTACCAACCCATGCATTTTGGTCTCCATTCACATGACCCCATGCTACCATCCACATGTCCTTTATGAGGTCCCAAATCTATGACTAGGCCATGAAAGAACCATCATAGTGAGGCATGGATGTTCATGTTGTGCAATAGTAATTCCAATTTTATGTAGTTGATGCTCATACATATCAGTGCTTCTAATTAGTTATTTAAATTACCGTcaaatcaaatttattttatgaatatttttttcatcATTATATTATATAGATAGAATGTTCATCGTATCACAATATGATAAATCTCTCACTAACTTGAGTGTCGAAATGATCGTAAGACTTTCACGAGTCGTCGTAAATAACGATTCAATTAATCGACACTTTCGAGTCGGGAGATTAAATCAGTTCGATTGTCGAAATGATCGTAAGGATTCAATTTCTCGATACTTCGGAGTCAGATTAAATAAGTTCGATTCTATATAGATCGATGAACAATTCAGACACTAATCAAACATGATCGATAACACACACTCGGATCACAttctccacacacacacacacatacacatatgtGACTTGAGCTTCAATCATGCATCTAAACCTAAACAAACTCTTCCGCCTCCGGCTTTCTCGGATCGAAAACTGCCTTCAAGGTGTTCGACATAAGGCATCGTAAATGTCCTCCTCCACCAGACCTCAAAAGCTCCCCGAAGATTAGGGCAGTCGTCGCCGACCTTCAAGAAGCTCCTCAACCAGGACAGCAGAACGCTCTGCTGCTCCTCCAAGGGAAGCGTCGTAATCGTTCGGTCAATTCCTTCTTCCACGGCGTGCCGGTCGAACGACCGGCTGCTACCGCGCCGCAACCAGCCATAGTCATCGATCAGTGGCTGCAACCAAACACGTAGCAGCAGCTTGCGGGTCTCCTTCGAAGGAAGCATCTCCCGGTTCCCGATGGCGACGAAGAGCCTGGAGGTCACGCAGCTCACCTGGTGACGCGCCATGGTTGGCAGCTTCGAGTGCAGCTCTGCGAGCTCATCTTGGCTCGCCCATATCAATGCGAACTCATCTGCTGCATGCCTGACTGCTAAAATCTCAACCAACCAGAGGAGATTATCTACCTCGAGAGATATCCGCCGCACCACTCGATCTCTGCTTCCCAAAGGCTCATGCGAAAACCCAGGCTCGGATGCACATCTGAACAGATTCAACAGTGACTCCAAGCAATGCCGTAATGAACCGTACAAAGTTTCAGTGCAGATGCCGACAGATCCATCACGATCACTTTCCTTCAGAAGATTCAACACCAGGGATTTCATCTCGCGCCGGCCGCGATCCTCACTGCTTCCGAGGACGAGATCCATTATTTGGGCGAGCGTATCGGTCGGTGGGTTGGATGGATCAGAAGCAACTCTGTTTAGTATTGGACCGACGCCATAACTATCATCCCGAAGGTGTCGGACTGATGAGATCacgttttgttcttcttcttcttccacccaaGGCACTGCTTCCAGGTAATCCAGGCACGACTCGATGCATGCATGGAAGCCAAGTGATTCAGCAACCTGTAAAACGAGTTCTGGGATCTCAGGAACAATCATAGTTGCAGAACGAGAACGAACAGGATGAAGAACTCACAAGCAAGAGGTATGCAATGAATGGCATCATACGTTACGTACCTTCAGAATTCGAAGGACGCGTGAAAGGCTTCGCTTGATCAATCTGCATTTGATTTCTTTACAGTACATTAATCCCACGACCTCGAGGAAGATCTCAACGTCTTCGCAGTCTGCTATTTCGACTTGTGATGCGGGAGACAGCCTCGAGAGCTTATCTGCAAAGAAGCTGCTCTGCTCTGCGAGAATGTTCCTGTGAACACTCATCCTCATGGAGGAACCTTCCTTTCCATGCAGAGTAACTTTCATGTCGCTGGTCTCTGGCCGACCGAAGGAAGCGTATATCTTACGTTGCTTAGTCTCGATGCTCTGCATTTGTGGTCGATCGACGGAGTTCGAGGAGATCGAAGCGGCGGTTGCAGAGTTAAGATGGCTGTGGTCATCATCAGCAAGCTTAGACCTCAGCGGAGCCGAGACTAATCTTTTGTCCACGGGGGGCAGTGACGATCTCTGAATCGACGAGGCCTTGGAGCGCGGCGGAGAAGCTGTTTTCCTCTTGTCTTGATGGTTTCGGTTCTTGAGGTTCTTCTCGATGGCTGCAGGGGAGGGGCAACACCAGAACCCTTCCGGGGTTACCGCAATAGGTACAGTTTTGATCCTCGTGTGACCCTGTTGAAGCCTTCGAACTGTGAAATCTGCCATTTCTGATGCTTGCTACGTTCTTCAGGAAACAAAGCTCAATCTTGCCGGTCCCAACAAGAATCCTTCTTCTCAACTTTCCTAGGAAGAACACTGGCCCGGAGCTTCAGAGACAAAGCACGACGAAGCATAGGAAAGAAGAACCCAAGAAAATGACAGACAGCGAAAGAGAGAGCATCAACAGCGCCATAGAGATCCACTTACCTCAGCTCCTCTCTGTCTCCAACAGGGGACTCTGATGATCCGGAAGCGAGGTCCAATGCTGAGTGCGAATGGAGACGACAGGGGATGGATGGAATCAGGAGACAGAAATGATGGCTTCCTCAAATCATTCTTCAGATCCAAGGCGTGAAAAAGACGACACCTTTAGCTTTAGCAAATGCGGGTGTCGATGCTTTCCCCCTCAGAGATGTTTCCGAGCCATCATCTTCCGGCATCAGAGACATGCACACTTTTGTTCATGGCATGCCAAAGGAGCTGCACTCATCTGCTTCATCAGTCTTGTGACCCTACTCATGCAGCTCGCTTGAAATGTACTCATCGTTCAGCAGTATCCCCAGCCCTCTCATCTCAATCCATGGAGCTCCTTAGACCCCCAAATTAAAGGTGAGCAAGAGGGAACAGGTGGGGTTTATCATGAGtaattaattcttttttttttctttctcttttgattCAAATCTGAAATTTCGTAGCATGAGGAAACGAAAGCAGCCATCATCATCAGCCCCAGGTGGAACCTTCTACCTTTAAATAAAGCTCATGCCTTCGCGCTGCATGTTACTGGAATCATACACGACTTCTCTGGTTTCTGCAGGAGAGAGACAAAGACTGCTGTGGCAGAGGAactgaacacaagaagaccacaatGGTACAGATTTGGTACCCACCACCAAACACTGCCTTCTCGTTTGGGCTTAACTGACACAATCAATGCTTTGCTGGTAATGGAGCTTGCAGATGCctcaaagaagaagacgaagaaggacCCATGTTTGTTCCATCATGTGGCTGAGCAAAAGAGCTAACTTATATCACCTCTTGTTTGATCAaaatcaagaatttttttttctcatgacAAGTTTTCCTTAGCAAATGGCTTCTTCAATTTAGAGAGAGAGTTTATGCAGGCAGACTCTGTTCTTTCGCCATGAATGGGGGAACGGTGCAACCCCATGCACTCTATTGAGGAATAAGATTGGAAAGAAGGAGGACGAAGGCAACCTGATCCCTATGGAAGCAGACGGAGTCACGCCCTCGATAGGTTTGCGTTCTGTCCCTACCCTATTAAGGCTTATTAGAATTTACTAGAGAGAAATCTCAAACAATTCCATTGTCGTCTAGTCCGGTTAGGATACCTGGCTTTCACCCAGGCGACCCGGGTTCAAATCCCGGCAATGGAAACTTTTTAGTAGttgtttcttattttattttatgttatttaatttttttcccctcttttatttatttatattatagta contains the following coding sequences:
- the LOC135639581 gene encoding uncharacterized protein LOC135639581 isoform X1, whose protein sequence is MGKSRLGLKSNALKRQKDFFNKDQSRLERNELTYSEEFGGASSTAPSGYVADHNSLTNLLQCENYLEDLCHKRKSIREEALQKLIVEFEKQVLNEFVQSRYITLTYRCLKLMTKGPTTEAYLACRVIGLLALTVDNGNAAHEIMKESVPQLCEAFKSGSNAFKILVLQCLAIVTFVGASSPDEVQLSMKYIWETCHSADSTNTVLAAALSAWSFLLSAIDGWRIHSEYWKGSILFLSTLLEKDQHSLCVAVAEAVALISEIDRINNFSEEACATSVESLKCELCAEVKKLYEECQDRIHDKEFLQNILQYFETGVFDEVIMKTSSQDVILKVSKWSQMIQVRHIKHFLQSGFSKHMKDNERLHDIFKFIEVIQGNRPVEKIFVLTSADPKERTILRNRQRALSQMKHFSD
- the LOC135639581 gene encoding uncharacterized protein LOC135639581 isoform X2; this translates as MGKSRLGLKSNALKRQKDFFNKDQSRLERNELTYSEEFGGASSTAPSGYVADHNSLTNLLQCENYLEDLCHKREEALQKLIVEFEKQVLNEFVQSRYITLTYRCLKLMTKGPTTEAYLACRVIGLLALTVDNGNAAHEIMKESVPQLCEAFKSGSNAFKILVLQCLAIVTFVGASSPDEVQLSMKYIWETCHSADSTNTVLAAALSAWSFLLSAIDGWRIHSEYWKGSILFLSTLLEKDQHSLCVAVAEAVALISEIDRINNFSEEACATSVESLKCELCAEVKKLYEECQDRIHDKEFLQNILQYFETGVFDEVIMKTSSQDVILKVSKWSQMIQVRHIKHFLQSGFSKHMKDNERLHDIFKFIEVIQGNRPVEKIFVLTSADPKERTILRNRQRALSQMKHFSD
- the LOC135639581 gene encoding uncharacterized protein LOC135639581 isoform X3, producing the protein MSLFKAGLLALTVDNGNAAHEIMKESVPQLCEAFKSGSNAFKILVLQCLAIVTFVGASSPDEVQLSMKYIWETCHSADSTNTVLAAALSAWSFLLSAIDGWRIHSEYWKGSILFLSTLLEKDQHSLCVAVAEAVALISEIDRINNFSEEACATSVESLKCELCAEVKKLYEECQDRIHDKEFLQNILQYFETGVFDEVIMKTSSQDVILKVSKWSQMIQVRHIKHFLQSGFSKHMKDNERLHDIFKFIEVIQGNRPVEKIFVLTSADPKERTILRNRQRALSQMKHFSD
- the LOC135639582 gene encoding probable galacturonosyltransferase-like 2 — encoded protein: MPPLPLASTLLLLLAILSSSSPAAGQRDGPATGTSRFREAPLFYNAPSCPAPLPPGPDSACSPDALVHVAMTLDVTYLRGSMAAVLSVLQHTACPQSIFFHFVATSAAGYLSATVAGSFPSLAFQIHPFADEPTVAGLISTSVRAALDRPLNYARSYLPRLIPQCVRRVVYLDSDLVLVDDIAGLASTPIPDGVALAAPEYCNANFTSYFTPTFWANPALSVAFEARRACYFNTGVMVMELGRWRDGGYTERIEEWMDLQKRMRIYELGSLPPFLLVFAGRIAAVEHRWNQHGLGGDNYRGLCRDLHPGPVSLLHWSGKGKPWARLDGGRPCPVDAIWAPYDLLLRTAIPIDDS
- the LOC135639670 gene encoding BTB/POZ domain-containing protein At3g50780-like, producing the protein MADFTVRRLQQGHTRIKTVPIAVTPEGFWCCPSPAAIEKNLKNRNHQDKRKTASPPRSKASSIQRSSLPPVDKRLVSAPLRSKLADDDHSHLNSATAASISSNSVDRPQMQSIETKQRKIYASFGRPETSDMKVTLHGKEGSSMRMSVHRNILAEQSSFFADKLSRLSPASQVEIADCEDVEIFLEVVGLMYCKEIKCRLIKRSLSRVLRILKVAESLGFHACIESCLDYLEAVPWVEEEEEQNVISSVRHLRDDSYGVGPILNRVASDPSNPPTDTLAQIMDLVLGSSEDRGRREMKSLVLNLLKESDRDGSVGICTETLYGSLRHCLESLLNLFRCASEPGFSHEPLGSRDRVVRRISLEVDNLLWLVEILAVRHAADEFALIWASQDELAELHSKLPTMARHQVSCVTSRLFVAIGNREMLPSKETRKLLLRVWLQPLIDDYGWLRRGSSRSFDRHAVEEGIDRTITTLPLEEQQSVLLSWLRSFLKVGDDCPNLRGAFEVWWRRTFTMPYVEHLEGSFRSEKAGGGRVCLGLDA